One segment of Danio aesculapii chromosome 3, fDanAes4.1, whole genome shotgun sequence DNA contains the following:
- the timm29 gene encoding mitochondrial import inner membrane translocase subunit Tim29: MAASWLLKRWCSTAANITVTTKGTRWERLRNGRAGVWFRSLLTDYKEACREAVVGARDRPLKASVYLGVLGGMYACCYTNPDDSSFETSLLETSNRLALLSPWIRSGTSDGHIQTLVKLRNEGRLRYASLGIASLTYYADYDAESSLYEARCSAISVPWSELHKRVLDVGFAGRWWVLDHKMKDFDINEEEFKHLPPALVATVPPSPQITERNEKLHEDSWKAVVMDEESSEFEGVQKDMDTSGEGKESIKA; encoded by the exons ATGGCCGCCTCGTGGCTGCTGAAGAGATGGTGCTCCACAGCAGCTAACATTACAGTGACAACCAAGGGCACACGGTGGGAAAGACTGAGAAACGGTCGCGCTG GTGTATGGTTCCGCAGTCTTTTAACCGACTATAAGGAGGCTTGTCGTGAGGCGGTGGTGGGGGCCCGTGATCGACCCCTCAAAGCTTCAGTCTACCTGGGTGTTCTGGGAGGAATGTACGCTTGCTGTTACACCAACCCTGATGATTCCTCCTTTGAGACCAGCCTGCTGGAAACCTCCAACCGTCTGGCTCTCCTGTCTCCATGGATACGCAGTGGCACCTCAGATGGACACATCCAGACCCTTGTGAAGCTGCGAAACGAGGGCAGGCTGCGCTATGCCAGTCTGGGCATCGCCTCTTTGACTTATTACGCAGACTACGATGCAGAGTCTAGCCTCTATGAAGCTCGATGCTCTGCCATCTCTGTGCCCTGGTCCGAGCTGCACAAGCGCGTGCTGGACGTGGGCTTTGCGGGACGGTGGTGGGTGCTTGATCATAAAATGAAGGATTTTGATATAAACGAGGAGGAGTTCAAACATCTTCCTCCTGCTCTGGTGGCAACAGTCCCACCATCACCACAAATAACTGAAAGAAACGAAAAGCTGCATGAGGACTCATGGAAAGCCGTGGTGATGGATGAGGAGAGCAGCGAGTTTGAGGGTGTACAGAAAGACATGGACACGTCTGGAGAAGGAAAAGAAAGCATCAAAGCATAG